A stretch of Crossiella cryophila DNA encodes these proteins:
- the miaA gene encoding tRNA (adenosine(37)-N6)-dimethylallyltransferase MiaA has translation MLRPLAIVGPTAAGKSGLGVRLARRLGGEVVNADAAQLYRGMDIGTAKLTEAEREGVPHHLLDVLEVTETAAVAAYQRQARAKVEELLAAGRTPILVGGSGLYVQSVLDDLEFPGTDPGLRAELEAELAEVGSAVLHDRLTGQDPLAASSILPSNGRRVVRALEVIRLTGRPFSATLPTPGPARYGTVIIGLAPDLPLLDARINARVTEMFAAGLVEEVRELEAAGLRDGLTASRALGYQQVLAAFDGTHDLDTAAELTAQATRRFVRRQRSWFRRDKRTHWFDPADPGLDQAVLDVL, from the coding sequence TTGCTTCGTCCTCTCGCGATCGTCGGCCCCACCGCCGCCGGCAAGTCCGGGCTTGGCGTGCGACTGGCCAGGCGACTGGGTGGCGAGGTGGTCAACGCCGACGCCGCCCAGCTCTACCGGGGCATGGACATCGGCACCGCCAAGCTCACCGAGGCCGAACGCGAGGGCGTGCCGCACCACCTGCTCGACGTCCTCGAGGTCACCGAGACCGCCGCGGTCGCCGCCTACCAGCGGCAGGCGCGGGCCAAGGTCGAGGAACTGCTCGCCGCCGGCCGGACGCCGATCCTCGTCGGCGGCTCCGGCCTGTACGTGCAGTCGGTGCTGGACGACCTGGAGTTCCCCGGCACCGACCCGGGACTGCGCGCCGAACTGGAGGCCGAACTCGCCGAGGTCGGCTCCGCCGTGCTGCACGACCGGCTCACCGGACAGGACCCCCTCGCGGCGTCCTCGATCCTGCCCAGCAACGGCCGCCGGGTGGTGCGCGCCCTCGAGGTCATCCGGCTCACCGGCCGCCCCTTCTCCGCCACGCTGCCCACCCCAGGCCCGGCCCGCTACGGCACGGTGATCATCGGCCTGGCCCCCGACCTGCCGCTGCTGGACGCCCGGATCAACGCCAGGGTCACCGAGATGTTCGCCGCCGGACTGGTCGAGGAGGTCCGCGAACTGGAGGCGGCCGGGCTGCGCGACGGGCTCACCGCGTCAAGGGCACTGGGGTATCAGCAGGTCCTGGCCGCCTTCGACGGCACGCACGACCTGGACACCGCCGCCGAGCTGACCGCGCAGGCCACCCGGCGCTTCGTCCGGCGGCAGCGCTCCTGGTTCCGCCGGGACAAGCGCACGCACTGGTTCGACCCGGCGGACCCCGGCCTGGACCAGGCCGTGCTGGACGTACTCTGA
- a CDS encoding DUF349 domain-containing protein: MTDQDTNLATVAAATPAQHPGGAGQAPTVPVASDDPGRWGRVDADGTVYVRTAEGERSIGSWQAGEPAEGLAHFARRFDDVRTEVELLDTRLTSGAGDPKQALTSVRTIKESLAEAHVVGDLAALATKLDALVIKAEAAVEAGKVAKEAARVEAVAKKQALVDEAEGLANESTQWKVAGDRLRQMLDEWKAVRGVDRKTDEQLWRRFAKARDAFNRRRGSHFADLDRQRSTAKQRKQEIVEEAERIAESGDWGDTATRYKDLMTEWKAAGRAPKDADDALWQRFRGAQDKFFARRSDAFSERDAEFGENAKLKEELLAEAEQIDPAGTGGLEAARGALYKLQERWDAIGKVPREKVRELEGRLRAVEERVRGAVDAQWRRSDPEAEARVAQFRERVEQFESQAAKARSAGNDRKAKEAEAQAAQWREWLAAAEESLASR; encoded by the coding sequence ATGACGGACCAGGACACGAACCTGGCGACTGTAGCTGCGGCCACACCGGCGCAGCACCCAGGCGGAGCGGGGCAGGCGCCAACGGTGCCGGTCGCGTCCGACGATCCAGGCCGCTGGGGCAGGGTCGATGCCGATGGCACCGTGTATGTGCGCACCGCGGAGGGCGAGCGCTCGATCGGGTCGTGGCAGGCGGGTGAGCCCGCCGAGGGGCTGGCGCATTTCGCGCGCCGCTTCGACGACGTGCGCACCGAGGTCGAACTGCTGGACACCCGGCTGACCTCTGGCGCCGGGGACCCCAAGCAGGCCCTGACCAGCGTGCGCACCATCAAGGAGAGCCTGGCCGAGGCCCACGTGGTCGGCGACCTGGCCGCGCTGGCCACGAAGCTGGACGCGCTGGTGATCAAGGCTGAGGCCGCGGTCGAGGCCGGCAAGGTGGCCAAGGAGGCCGCCAGGGTCGAGGCGGTGGCCAAGAAGCAGGCCCTGGTCGACGAGGCCGAGGGCCTGGCGAATGAGTCCACGCAGTGGAAGGTGGCCGGGGACCGGCTGCGCCAGATGCTGGACGAGTGGAAGGCCGTGCGCGGGGTCGACCGCAAGACCGACGAGCAGCTCTGGCGGCGCTTCGCCAAGGCACGGGACGCCTTCAACCGGCGGCGCGGCTCGCACTTCGCGGACCTGGACCGGCAGCGGTCCACCGCGAAGCAGCGCAAGCAGGAGATCGTGGAAGAGGCCGAGCGGATCGCCGAGTCCGGCGACTGGGGCGACACCGCGACCCGGTACAAGGACCTGATGACCGAGTGGAAGGCCGCCGGCCGGGCCCCGAAGGACGCCGACGACGCGCTGTGGCAGCGCTTCCGCGGCGCGCAGGACAAGTTCTTCGCCCGCCGTTCCGACGCCTTCTCCGAGCGGGACGCGGAGTTCGGCGAGAACGCCAAGCTGAAGGAAGAGCTGCTGGCCGAGGCCGAGCAGATCGATCCGGCTGGCACCGGTGGGCTGGAGGCCGCGCGCGGCGCGCTGTACAAGCTGCAGGAGCGCTGGGACGCCATCGGCAAGGTGCCGAGGGAGAAGGTGCGCGAGCTGGAAGGCAGGCTGCGCGCGGTCGAGGAGCGGGTGCGTGGCGCGGTCGACGCGCAGTGGCGCCGCTCCGACCCCGAGGCTGAGGCCAGGGTCGCCCAGTTCCGCGAGCGGGTCGAGCAGTTCGAGTCGCAGGCGGCCAAGGCGCGTTCGGCGGGCAACGACCGCAAGGCCAAGGAGGCCGAGGCCCAGGCCGCGCAGTGGCGTGAGTGGCTGGCCGCCGCCGAGGAGTCCCTCGCGAGCCGCTGA
- a CDS encoding class III extradiol ring-cleavage dioxygenase family protein, giving the protein MIARVAFAPHPPLLVPELVTGAATETEPLRRACRAAAATLTRMADHWWVIAVDQAGPKIIGPEARGTFAGFGVDLEVDLGRGQGPADPELPVPALIAGWLRAHAGARSVTVQLLPTDLDPAACLDLGTTLAAGPERTGLLVLADSSARLTPRSPVPPDPRAPDFDARISSALATGDPAPLTALDPALAVELWAHGRAAYQVAGAATAGRDWQAELLYSDCPYGVGYHVATWT; this is encoded by the coding sequence GTGATCGCCCGAGTCGCCTTCGCGCCCCATCCACCCCTGTTGGTACCCGAACTGGTGACCGGAGCCGCCACCGAGACGGAACCCCTGCGGCGGGCCTGCCGCGCGGCCGCCGCCACCCTCACCCGAATGGCCGACCACTGGTGGGTGATAGCCGTTGACCAGGCCGGACCCAAGATCATCGGCCCGGAGGCCCGCGGCACCTTCGCCGGGTTCGGCGTGGACCTCGAGGTCGACCTGGGCCGCGGCCAGGGCCCGGCCGACCCGGAGTTGCCGGTCCCGGCGCTGATCGCGGGCTGGCTGCGTGCGCACGCGGGCGCACGCTCGGTGACCGTCCAACTGCTGCCCACGGATCTTGATCCGGCCGCGTGCCTAGATCTGGGGACAACGCTGGCCGCGGGACCGGAGCGCACCGGGCTGCTGGTCCTCGCCGACTCCTCGGCCCGGCTGACCCCACGCTCCCCGGTGCCGCCGGATCCGCGCGCCCCGGACTTCGACGCCCGGATCTCCAGCGCGCTGGCCACCGGCGACCCGGCCCCGCTGACCGCACTGGACCCGGCGCTGGCGGTCGAGCTGTGGGCGCACGGCCGGGCCGCCTACCAGGTCGCCGGGGCCGCCACCGCGGGCCGGGACTGGCAGGCCGAGCTGCTCTACTCCGACTGCCCCTACGGCGTCGGCTACCACGTGGCCACCTGGACCTGA
- the hflX gene encoding GTPase HflX, whose amino-acid sequence MTEFMTQADETDILSTGEMELADRAALRRVAGLSTELADISEVEQRQLRLERVVLVGVWTEGDAEEAEASLAELARLAETAGAEVLEGLIQRRQKPDPATYVGSGKVIELRESVIETGADTVICDGELSPGQLRQLEEKLKVKVVDRTALILDIFAQHASSREGKAQVELAQLQYLLPRLRGWGESLSRQAGGRAGGNAGVGLRGPGETKLETDRRRITKRMAKLRREIRAMGTVRETKRGMRVANLVPNVAIAGYTNAGKSSLLNAITGAGVLVEDALFATLDPTTRRALTEDGRTYTLTDTVGFVRHLPHQLVEAFRSTLEEVADADLILHVVDGSDPLPERQVSAVREVFAEIIQDRDTPMPPEVLVVNKLDQADELTATRLRHLFPDALFVSAHTGAGMDTVRDLVAERIPRPDVLVELLIPYSRGELVSRVHSEGQVLTEKHTEDGTELRARVKPELAGQLGEFAGNRA is encoded by the coding sequence ATGACGGAATTCATGACACAGGCCGACGAGACGGACATCCTCTCGACCGGCGAGATGGAACTGGCCGACCGCGCCGCGCTCCGCAGGGTCGCCGGGCTGTCCACCGAACTCGCGGACATCAGCGAGGTCGAGCAGCGACAGCTCCGGCTCGAGCGGGTGGTGCTGGTCGGCGTGTGGACCGAGGGCGACGCCGAGGAGGCTGAAGCCTCGCTCGCGGAGTTGGCCCGGCTGGCCGAGACCGCGGGCGCCGAGGTCCTGGAAGGCCTCATCCAGCGCCGCCAGAAACCCGACCCGGCCACCTACGTGGGCTCCGGCAAGGTCATCGAGCTGCGCGAGTCGGTCATCGAGACCGGCGCCGACACGGTCATCTGCGACGGTGAGCTGTCCCCTGGGCAGCTCCGGCAGCTGGAGGAGAAGCTCAAGGTCAAGGTGGTCGACCGGACCGCGTTGATCCTGGACATCTTCGCCCAGCACGCCAGCTCGCGGGAGGGCAAGGCGCAGGTCGAACTGGCCCAGCTGCAGTACCTGCTGCCCCGGCTGCGTGGCTGGGGTGAGTCGCTGTCCAGGCAGGCCGGTGGCCGCGCCGGTGGCAACGCCGGTGTGGGTCTGCGTGGTCCCGGTGAGACCAAGCTGGAGACCGACCGCAGGCGGATCACCAAGCGGATGGCCAAGCTGCGCAGGGAGATCCGCGCGATGGGCACGGTCAGGGAGACCAAACGCGGTATGCGGGTGGCCAACCTGGTGCCGAACGTGGCCATCGCCGGGTACACCAACGCGGGCAAGTCCAGCCTGCTCAACGCCATCACCGGCGCGGGCGTGCTGGTCGAGGACGCGCTGTTCGCGACCCTGGACCCGACCACCCGCCGGGCGCTGACCGAGGACGGCCGCACCTACACCCTCACCGACACCGTCGGCTTCGTCCGCCACCTGCCGCACCAGCTGGTGGAGGCATTCCGATCCACCCTGGAGGAGGTCGCCGACGCCGACCTCATCCTGCACGTGGTGGACGGTTCGGACCCGCTGCCGGAACGCCAGGTCTCCGCGGTGCGGGAGGTGTTCGCCGAGATCATCCAGGACCGGGACACCCCCATGCCGCCGGAAGTGCTGGTGGTGAACAAGCTGGACCAGGCCGACGAGCTGACCGCGACCCGGCTGCGCCACCTTTTCCCGGACGCGCTGTTCGTCTCCGCGCACACCGGCGCCGGCATGGACACCGTGCGCGACCTGGTGGCCGAGCGGATCCCGCGGCCGGACGTGCTGGTGGAGCTGCTCATCCCGTACAGCCGGGGCGAGCTGGTCTCCCGGGTGCACTCCGAGGGCCAGGTGCTCACCGAGAAGCACACCGAGGACGGCACCGAGCTGCGCGCCAGGGTCAAGCCGGAACTGGCCGGGCAACTCGGCGAGTTCGCGGGCAACCGGGCGTGA
- a CDS encoding winged helix-turn-helix transcriptional regulator gives MATQTAADRRSAERDAYDAYLAACPTRNLLDRISDKWVTLLLCALQDGPRRYNELSRKLAGISQKMLTQTLRTLERDGLVTREVTPSVPVRVDYALTPLGTSLRATVEQLKLWAEANMDHVYLARAGYDARNESHQD, from the coding sequence ATGGCCACGCAGACCGCCGCCGACCGCAGATCAGCCGAGCGGGACGCCTACGACGCCTACCTGGCCGCCTGTCCGACCAGGAACCTGCTGGACCGGATCAGCGACAAGTGGGTGACGTTGCTGCTCTGCGCGTTGCAGGACGGGCCGCGCCGGTACAACGAGCTGTCCCGCAAGCTGGCCGGGATCAGCCAGAAGATGCTCACCCAGACCCTGCGCACGCTGGAGCGGGACGGCCTGGTGACCCGCGAGGTCACGCCCTCGGTGCCGGTGCGGGTGGACTACGCGCTGACCCCGCTGGGCACGAGCCTGCGGGCCACGGTGGAGCAGCTCAAGCTGTGGGCCGAGGCCAACATGGACCACGTGTACCTGGCCCGCGCGGGTTACGACGCGCGGAACGAGTCCCACCAGGACTGA
- a CDS encoding neutral/alkaline ceramidase, protein MRLHRIRPALTLALATLLGAGLLTQLDPAAAAPADTYLVGRGIADVTGEPAERGMMGYAKLDQQTSGIHQRQRSRAFVVADSAGTQRIALVTVDVGQIFASVRQAVLKRLGQELGGAYTDANLAITATHTHSGPGGYSHYSLYNITTFGYHDDTFKAIVNGIVASVKQAHQDLAPGSVSLGKGELRDASVNRSRRAFDRNPAADKAYFPEGIDPRTTLLRFDRGGQPIGALNFFATHGTSLRGDHKLISGDNKGYASYHWERDVSGVDYLSGAPGFVAAFAQTSAGDMSPNLALKPGIGPTDDHIANTKIIGERQFAAAKRLLDNGGTAVAGSIGSRLSFVDLSNVTVDQRFTGDGQQHKTCGAAMGASFAAGSTEDGPGPDIFKEGVGNNPLIELVTKARYQASPELRACQSPKDILLDTGALGLTPKILPVQVLKIGQFYLATLAKETTIVAGLRLRQTVAAATGAPLENVLVSGYTNDYSGYLTTPEEYDQQDYEGGHTMFGRWALPAYQQEFARVAGDLKAGRATSPGPQVPDLSGSKWTVQPGVVMDAPPIGYKFGDTVTPPAAAYNRGQQVKVEFAGAHPNNNLHHGGSYLEVQRQEGDRWKRIADDGDWSTKLHWARWGIAASRVTVTWDVPASAQPGKYRIVYSGDAKALSTKITSFTGASPEFTVS, encoded by the coding sequence ATGCGCCTGCACCGCATCAGACCTGCCCTGACCCTCGCCCTGGCGACACTGCTCGGCGCCGGGTTGCTCACCCAACTCGACCCGGCCGCGGCCGCTCCCGCGGACACCTACCTGGTGGGCCGGGGCATCGCCGATGTGACCGGGGAACCGGCCGAGCGCGGCATGATGGGCTACGCCAAGCTGGACCAGCAGACCTCCGGCATCCACCAGCGGCAGCGGTCCAGGGCCTTCGTGGTGGCCGACTCCGCTGGCACCCAACGGATCGCGCTGGTGACGGTGGACGTCGGGCAGATCTTCGCCAGCGTCCGGCAGGCCGTGCTCAAGCGGCTCGGCCAGGAACTCGGCGGGGCCTACACGGACGCGAACCTGGCCATCACCGCCACGCACACCCATTCCGGGCCGGGCGGCTACTCGCACTACTCGCTCTACAACATCACGACCTTCGGCTACCACGACGACACCTTCAAGGCGATCGTCAACGGCATCGTGGCCTCGGTGAAGCAGGCCCACCAGGACCTGGCGCCGGGCTCGGTCTCGCTGGGCAAGGGCGAGTTGCGCGATGCCAGCGTGAACCGGTCCCGCCGGGCCTTCGACCGCAACCCGGCCGCGGACAAGGCCTACTTCCCCGAGGGCATCGACCCGCGGACCACGTTGCTGCGCTTCGATCGCGGCGGGCAGCCGATCGGCGCGCTGAACTTCTTCGCCACCCACGGCACCAGCCTGCGCGGCGACCACAAGCTGATCTCCGGTGACAACAAGGGTTACGCCTCCTACCACTGGGAGCGCGATGTCAGCGGGGTCGACTACCTCAGTGGCGCACCGGGTTTCGTGGCGGCCTTCGCCCAGACCAGCGCCGGGGACATGAGCCCGAACCTGGCCCTGAAGCCGGGCATCGGCCCGACCGACGACCACATCGCCAACACCAAGATCATCGGTGAGCGCCAGTTCGCCGCGGCCAAACGCCTGCTGGACAACGGCGGCACCGCGGTGGCCGGCAGCATCGGCTCCCGACTGTCCTTCGTGGACCTGAGCAATGTCACGGTGGACCAGCGCTTCACCGGCGACGGCCAGCAGCACAAGACCTGTGGCGCGGCCATGGGCGCGAGCTTCGCCGCGGGCAGCACCGAGGACGGGCCGGGGCCGGACATCTTCAAGGAGGGTGTCGGCAACAACCCGCTGATCGAACTGGTCACCAAGGCCCGCTACCAGGCCTCGCCGGAACTGCGCGCCTGCCAGTCCCCCAAGGACATCCTGCTGGACACCGGCGCACTCGGGCTGACCCCGAAGATCCTGCCGGTGCAGGTGCTCAAGATCGGCCAGTTCTACCTGGCCACGCTGGCCAAGGAGACCACCATCGTGGCCGGGCTGCGGCTGCGCCAGACGGTGGCCGCGGCCACCGGCGCGCCGCTGGAGAACGTGCTGGTCTCCGGCTACACCAACGACTACTCGGGCTACCTGACCACGCCGGAGGAGTACGACCAGCAGGACTACGAGGGCGGCCACACCATGTTCGGCCGCTGGGCGCTGCCCGCCTACCAGCAGGAGTTCGCCAGGGTCGCCGGTGATCTGAAGGCAGGCCGGGCCACCAGCCCCGGGCCGCAGGTCCCCGACCTGTCCGGGTCGAAGTGGACCGTGCAGCCCGGGGTGGTCATGGACGCCCCGCCGATCGGCTACAAGTTCGGCGACACCGTCACCCCGCCCGCGGCCGCCTACAACCGAGGCCAGCAGGTGAAGGTCGAGTTCGCCGGGGCGCACCCGAACAACAACCTGCACCACGGCGGGTCCTACCTGGAGGTGCAGCGCCAGGAGGGCGACCGGTGGAAGCGGATCGCCGACGACGGCGACTGGTCCACCAAACTCCACTGGGCCCGCTGGGGCATCGCGGCCTCCAGGGTCACCGTGACCTGGGACGTGCCTGCCAGCGCGCAGCCGGGGAAGTACCGGATCGTGTACTCGGGTGACGCCAAGGCTTTGTCCACCAAGATCACCTCGTTCACCGGCGCCTCCCCGGAGTTCACGGTCAGCTGA
- a CDS encoding ferritin family protein yields the protein MNRPIPRRLDQASLRELRWPSLREVLRHPVEVAAERPEPRELHRRWVAQTWQAGDIDLTADRRHWRRSLPERTRADLRALLPRLNLGEPTSIESLRPILVAAPDADALLYLGTQLVDEVRHRQFALRVAAELCDLPEPAPGWPAMRELQAELSGELLRHPADYRRWLRAVTLFHLVQQGVLALSGQLALVTLLGDMPGLPGVRTAFAAITRDRSRHLAFGLHALRQGVLEGHAGDIGEVVALAAAPGIAAVFGEAHPHARLAWRRLAWLLREIGLPERSGRDRLIPAGAGAHGASTIRPRKPPAASLV from the coding sequence GTGAACCGCCCGATCCCCCGCCGCCTGGACCAGGCGAGCCTGCGCGAACTGCGCTGGCCGTCGCTGCGGGAGGTGTTGCGCCACCCGGTCGAGGTGGCCGCCGAGCGCCCGGAGCCGCGCGAACTGCACCGCCGCTGGGTGGCGCAGACCTGGCAGGCCGGGGACATCGACCTCACCGCGGACCGCAGGCACTGGCGGCGGTCGCTGCCCGAGCGGACCAGGGCGGACCTGCGGGCGCTGCTGCCGAGGCTGAACCTCGGCGAGCCCACCTCGATCGAGTCGCTGCGGCCGATCCTGGTCGCCGCGCCGGACGCGGACGCTCTGCTCTACCTGGGCACCCAGCTCGTGGACGAGGTCCGGCACCGCCAGTTCGCGCTGCGGGTGGCAGCGGAACTGTGCGACCTGCCCGAGCCCGCGCCCGGGTGGCCCGCGATGCGGGAACTCCAGGCCGAACTCTCCGGCGAGCTGCTGCGCCACCCCGCCGACTACCGGCGCTGGCTGCGCGCGGTGACCCTGTTCCACCTGGTCCAGCAGGGGGTGCTGGCGCTGTCCGGGCAGCTCGCCCTGGTCACGCTGCTGGGTGACATGCCGGGGCTGCCCGGCGTGCGGACCGCGTTCGCCGCGATCACCAGGGACCGCTCGCGGCACCTGGCCTTCGGCCTGCACGCGCTGCGCCAGGGCGTGCTGGAGGGCCATGCCGGGGACATCGGCGAGGTGGTGGCGCTGGCCGCGGCGCCGGGCATCGCGGCGGTGTTCGGCGAGGCCCACCCACACGCCCGGCTGGCCTGGCGGCGGCTGGCCTGGCTACTGCGGGAGATCGGCCTGCCGGAACGCTCCGGCCGGGACCGGCTGATCCCGGCCGGAGCGGGTGCTCACGGCGCCAGCACGATCCGGCCGCGGAAACCGCCGGCGGCCAGCTTGGTGTAA
- a CDS encoding NADP-dependent oxidoreductase, which translates to MRAILIKKFGGPEVLEVAEVPVPEAGAGQVRIKVEAAALNPVDLLSAGGFFVHAGRLPQLPAYGVGWDVAGVVDAVGAGVTGYAVGDRVIGLSDQLDRAPDVQAEFAVLPATDLAPFPAGKTAAEAASLPLNALTADQAIDLLELPEGGTLLVTGAAGGVGGYVVELGKMRGLKVIATAGAADEELVRSFGAAEFIPRGAALTTFGQVDGVIDAANIGADAVTAVRPGGGFVSVNGSQPDTDRADVRGLAVMVTAHGPRLAELSALVEKGELTVRVSEVLPFEQVTEAYTKLAAGGFRGRIVLAP; encoded by the coding sequence ATGCGAGCAATTCTGATCAAGAAGTTCGGCGGCCCCGAGGTGCTGGAGGTCGCGGAGGTGCCGGTGCCCGAGGCGGGCGCGGGCCAGGTGCGGATCAAGGTCGAGGCGGCCGCGCTCAACCCGGTCGACCTGCTCAGCGCGGGCGGGTTCTTCGTGCACGCCGGGCGGCTGCCACAGCTCCCGGCCTACGGCGTCGGCTGGGACGTGGCGGGTGTGGTGGACGCGGTGGGCGCGGGCGTCACCGGCTACGCGGTCGGCGACCGGGTCATCGGCCTGTCCGACCAGCTGGACCGGGCCCCCGATGTGCAGGCCGAGTTCGCGGTGCTGCCCGCGACCGACCTGGCCCCGTTCCCGGCAGGCAAGACCGCCGCCGAGGCGGCCAGCCTGCCGCTCAACGCGCTGACCGCCGACCAGGCCATCGACCTGCTGGAACTGCCCGAGGGCGGCACCCTGCTGGTCACCGGCGCGGCCGGTGGCGTCGGCGGTTACGTGGTGGAACTGGGCAAGATGCGCGGCCTGAAGGTGATCGCCACCGCCGGTGCCGCCGATGAGGAACTGGTCCGCTCCTTCGGCGCGGCCGAGTTCATCCCGCGCGGCGCCGCGCTGACCACCTTCGGGCAGGTCGACGGCGTGATCGACGCGGCCAACATCGGTGCGGACGCGGTCACCGCGGTGCGTCCCGGCGGCGGCTTCGTCTCGGTCAACGGCAGCCAGCCGGACACCGACCGCGCGGACGTGCGCGGCCTCGCGGTGATGGTCACCGCGCACGGGCCCCGGCTGGCCGAGCTGTCCGCACTGGTGGAGAAGGGCGAACTCACCGTCCGGGTGTCCGAGGTGCTGCCGTTCGAGCAGGTCACCGAGGCTTACACCAAGCTGGCCGCCGGCGGTTTCCGCGGCCGGATCGTGCTGGCGCCGTGA
- a CDS encoding dienelactone hydrolase family protein, with the protein MTTRVETVTVSDGTFDLSVWLPEATTPRPGILLVQEIFGVGDYIKAVAADLAALGYVVAAPDLFWRQHRNWAADHGEEGLKASMELVGKHDFPGGITDSLAALEVLRGLPEVGGAPVGALGFCFGGTVTFFLAAQGGPDAVVSFYGSGVPDNAGLLANISAPILIHFGGADPYIPRAEVAKVEAAAAGRANVELHVQEQAGHAFHNRKAPAFHHPEAAAEAWRLTEEFLARTLPVS; encoded by the coding sequence ATGACGACGCGTGTGGAGACCGTGACGGTCTCCGATGGCACCTTCGACCTCTCCGTGTGGCTGCCCGAGGCCACCACCCCGCGCCCGGGAATCCTGCTGGTGCAGGAGATCTTCGGCGTCGGCGACTACATCAAGGCGGTGGCCGCGGACCTGGCCGCGCTGGGCTACGTGGTGGCCGCGCCCGACCTGTTCTGGCGGCAGCACCGCAACTGGGCTGCCGACCACGGCGAGGAGGGCCTGAAAGCCTCCATGGAACTCGTCGGCAAGCACGACTTCCCGGGCGGCATCACCGATTCCCTGGCCGCGCTGGAGGTGCTGCGCGGCCTGCCCGAGGTCGGCGGTGCGCCGGTGGGCGCGCTGGGCTTCTGCTTCGGCGGCACGGTCACCTTCTTCCTGGCCGCGCAGGGCGGTCCGGACGCGGTGGTGTCCTTCTACGGCTCGGGCGTGCCGGACAACGCGGGGCTGCTGGCGAACATCAGCGCGCCGATCCTGATCCACTTCGGCGGGGCCGACCCCTACATCCCGCGCGCGGAGGTGGCCAAGGTCGAGGCCGCCGCGGCCGGCCGGGCCAACGTCGAACTGCACGTGCAGGAGCAGGCCGGGCACGCCTTCCACAACCGCAAGGCCCCGGCGTTCCACCACCCGGAGGCGGCGGCCGAGGCCTGGCGGCTGACGGAGGAGTTCCTGGCGCGGACGCTGCCGGTCAGCTGA
- the dapF gene encoding diaminopimelate epimerase, whose amino-acid sequence MAGVEFLKGHGTENDFVLLPDADGELDLTDALVRALCDRQRGLGADGVLRVVRTAKLADAPAGVEAAEWFMDYRNADGSIAEMCGNGVRVFAHYLVRQGLAQVGEFPVGTRAGIRPVIAHADGTVTVDMGPVTVFGRSTATLGGREYPGVAVDVGNPHLVCPLDGGLEDLDLTRQPGYDPAVFPRGVNIEFVRTLAPGKLRMRVHERGVGETRSCGTGTVATAAAALHLTGHNTGEVTVDILGGQVRVTVEDQRATLTGPAVLVASGTLDQSWWDSFRAS is encoded by the coding sequence GTGGCCGGAGTGGAATTCCTCAAGGGACACGGCACGGAGAACGACTTCGTGCTGCTGCCCGACGCGGACGGAGAACTGGACCTGACCGACGCCCTGGTGCGCGCGCTGTGCGATCGCCAGCGCGGACTGGGCGCCGACGGCGTGCTGCGGGTGGTGCGCACCGCCAAACTCGCCGACGCCCCGGCCGGGGTCGAGGCGGCCGAGTGGTTCATGGACTACCGCAACGCCGACGGCTCCATCGCCGAGATGTGCGGCAACGGCGTCCGGGTCTTCGCGCACTACCTGGTGCGCCAGGGCCTGGCCCAGGTCGGCGAGTTCCCGGTCGGCACCAGGGCCGGGATCCGGCCGGTCATCGCGCACGCCGACGGCACCGTCACCGTGGACATGGGCCCGGTCACCGTCTTCGGCCGCTCCACCGCCACCCTTGGCGGCCGCGAGTACCCCGGCGTCGCGGTCGACGTCGGCAACCCGCACCTGGTCTGCCCCCTGGACGGCGGCCTGGAAGACCTCGACCTGACCAGGCAGCCCGGCTACGACCCCGCGGTGTTCCCGCGCGGGGTCAACATCGAGTTCGTGCGCACCCTCGCCCCCGGCAAGCTGCGCATGCGGGTGCACGAGCGTGGCGTGGGGGAGACCCGCTCCTGCGGCACCGGCACGGTGGCCACCGCGGCCGCCGCCCTGCACCTGACCGGCCACAACACCGGCGAGGTCACCGTGGACATCCTCGGCGGCCAGGTCAGGGTCACCGTGGAGGACCAGCGCGCCACCCTCACCGGGCCTGCCGTGCTGGTCGCCAGCGGCACCCTGGATCAGTCCTGGTGGGACTCGTTCCGCGCGTCGTAA